The DNA sequence ACCGGGCCCGGTGATGTAGAGCATGTCGAGGTCGTGCGCCTTGATGACCCGGTTCAGGTGCGCGTAGATGAAGTTGAGCCCCGGGGTGGTCCCCCAGTGGCCGAGCAGCCGCGGCTTGATGTGCTCCTTGGTCAGCTGCTTCTTGAGCAGGGGGTTGTCGTAGAGATAGATCTGGCCGACCGACAGATAGTTGGCGGCCCGCCAGTAGGCATCCAGGAGAGTCAGCTCCTTGCTGGACAATGTCTTCGTCATCGTGCGCCCTCCTCGCGCTTCCTTCTTTCCTGGCGTGCGATGCGCCGCGCGCCTCAATCGTCTTCCCACTCGCCGGCTCGGCCGCTCGGAACCAGCGCGGTCTCCATCTCCTCGGTGTAGGTCCCCAGGCTCGCCGCCCCGTTGCACCGAACCCGGTGATAGAGGGCCTCCTGAGCCGCCTTCACGTTCTCCTCACGACCGTGCCACGCCTGCAGCGCCGGGTCCTGGAGCGCGCGGCCGTACGAGAAGCTGATCTTCCAGGGCTTGCCGTCCGGAAGCTGGTTGATGGCGTTCAGGTGGGCGGTCGCCAGCCGGTCGCTCTGGCCGCCCGACAGGAACACGATGCCGGGCACCGCCGCCGGCACGTGCCGCCGCAGGCACCGCACGGTGGCGGTCGCGACCTCCGGCACGGAGGCCGGGCGCGGACACCGCGCGCCCGCGATGACCATGTTGGGCTTGAGCAGCATCGACGGCAGCGACACGCCCTGCTCGAACAGCGCATCGAACACCGCGTGCAGGACGGCGCCGGTCACCTGCTCGCACCGCTCGATCCCGTGCGCGCCGTCCATCAGCACCTCGGGCTCCACGATCGGCACCAGTCGCTGCTCCTGGCACACCGCGGCGTAGCGGCCGAGCGCATGCGCGTTCACGCTCAGGCACGCCGGGCTCGGCAGGGAGCCCGCGATCCGGATGACCGCTCGCCACTTGGCGAACCGAGCGCCCATGCGATGGTACTCGGCCAGGCGATCGCGCAGCCCGTCGAGGCCCTCGGTGACCGTCTCGTCGGGTGAGCCGGCGAGCCGCTTCGCCCCGGTATCGACCTTGATGCCGGGAATGATGCCCTGGGCGGAGAGCACCTCGGCGAGCGGTGTCCCCGACGCGCTCGTCTGGCGGATCGTCTCCTCGTACATGATCACGCCGCTGACGAACTCGGCCGCGCCCGCCGCGGTGAACAGCATCTCCCGGTAGGCGCGTCGGCTCTGCTCGGTCGACGGGATCCCGAGCGCGGCGAATCGCTTGCTCAGGGTCCCGACGGTCTCGTCCGCCGCCAGGATGCCCTTGCCGTCGGCCACCAGCGCCGCGGCGACCTGCTCGAGTTCCTCGCTCATCGCTTCAACCTCCTCCGACCGCGGTGCGGACGGGTCGGACTTCCGGAATCGTCGTCGATGCGCGGATGGGAAGTCCCGACGAAATCCGGAAAGTTCTCCGAACCTTCTCCACGCCACCGGGCCGGATCAGAGACGGGATGCCTTGGAGTTCGAGACATGCAACGCCTCCGTGCCATGCCAGACTTCCATCTCCGGAGGCTGGACGTCGATAGTAGCGAAGCTATTCTCGGAGGGAATAGGACTTTGGTCTTACGTGACGTAACGCGACCGGCCATCTCGCGCGACGCTCGGGGGACCGGCCGACCAGAACCCCGGGCGATACAGCCGGACCCCGGCCCGGCGACCGGCGTCATGCGCCAGAGCGAGGGCTTCTCGAAGAGGCGCTCTCGGAATTCCTCGGTCGCCCAGATCTGGCCCGGGTCGACGTGTGGCTCCGAGGTAGGACGAATCATCCGACCGATCACACCCGAGAGCGCGAGGTGCACGAGGTAGCTCGTCGCCGCCGGCAGCACTCGCTCCGGACCGAGGGTGCCTTCGCCCGGCCGCAGGAACCGCTGCACCACCGTTCGGAGGCGATTTCCAGATCACCCGCGAGCCCACGAGGATCTTCCCCCGGCCGGCGCCTCGTGCGACAGTAAGGCCCGGGAGGCCGAACATGACCGTCGCCAATGGCCGCGAGTTCCTGAGCATTCCCGGGCCCACCAACGTGCCCGACGCCGTCCTGGCCGCCATGCAGCGGCCGGCCATCGACATCTACTCCGGCGACATGCTGGAGATCACCCGCTCGCTGCACGCGGACCTGTCGAAGGTCTTCCGCACCGACAGCCGGGTCTACATCTATGCGGCCAACGGGCACGGGGGCTGGGAGGCCGCGCTGAGCAACGTGCTCTCGCGCGGCGAGACGGTGCTGGTGCTCGAGAGCGGGCTCTTCGCGGTCGGCTGGGGCGACATGGCCAAGATCATGGGGGTGAAGGTCGACGTGCTGAAGGGCGACCTGCGCCGCGCGGTGAGCCCGGAGGCGGTCACCCAGCGCCTCGAGGCCGACACCGATCACGAGATCAAGGCGATCCTGGTCGTGCAGATCGACACCGCGTCCGGGGTGGTCAACGACATCCCGGCCATCCGCCGGGCGATCGACGCGGCCCGGCATCCGGCCCTGCTGATGGTCGACGCGGTGGCCTCCCTCGGCTGCATGCCGTTCGAGATGGACGCCTGGGGCGTCGACGTCGCCATGTCCGGCTCGCAGAAGGGCCTGATGACCCCGCCCGGCCTGGCCTTCGTCGCCGGCAACGAGCGCGCGCACGCCGCGCACCAGAAGGCGGATCTGCGCACGCGCTACTGGGACTGGACGTTTCGCGACGGCGAGGCGCACTACCAGAAGTACGGCGGCACCCCGCCGGAGCATCTGCTCTTCGGGCTGCGCAAGGCGCTCGACCTGCTGCTGGCCGAGGGCCTCGACCACGCCGCGCGCCGGCACGCGCTGCTCGCCGAGGCCACGCGCCAGGCGGTCGACCGCTGGGCGGAGGCACGGGCGCTGGCCATCAATGCGACGCGACCGGCGGAGCGGGCCAGCTCGATCACGTGCGTGCTGACGCCGGACCGCAATCCGCAGCCGCTGCTCGACTACTGCCGCAATCGCTGCGGCGTCGTCCTGGGCGTGGGCATCGGCCCGCTGTCCGGTCGCGCGTTCCGCATCGCCCACATGGGCCATGTCAACGCGCCGATGGTGATCGGCACGCTCGGCGCCGTCGAGATGGGGCTGACCGCGCTGGGCATCCCGCACGGAGCGGGCGGCGTACAGCGAGCCGTCGACTACCTGAGCCGCGAGGTCGCGGCCTAGACGCGAGAACCCCGGAAGCCGCCGAGACCTCCGAGCCATCCGAAGGAGGAGCACATGCTGTCACGCGAGGAGAACGAGCGCCTCACGCGAGTCGGCCCCGGCACCCCGATGGGCATCACGATGCGGCGCTACTGGATCCCGGCGCTGCTCGCGCGCGAATTGCCCGCCCCCGACTGTCCCCCGGTGCGCGTGCGCATGCTGGGCGAGGACCTGATCGCGTTTCGCGACACCGAGGGCCGCATCGGGCTGCTCGACGAGTACTGCCCGCACCGGCGAGCCTCGCTCTACTTCGGGCGCAACGAGGCGTGCGGGCTCCGCTGCGTCTACCACGGCTGGAAGTACGACACCGAGGGCCGCTGCGTGGACATGATGAACGAGCCGGACAGCGAGTCCTTCCGCGAGAAGATCTTCATCACGTCCTACCCCACCCTGGAGCTTGGCGGGCTGGTGTGGGCCTATCTCGGCCCGGCCGAGCGCACGCCGGCGCCGCCCGCCTTCGGCTGGACGCGCATCCCGGCCAGCCACATCACGGTCTCCAAGGTCATCCAGGAGACGAACTGGCTGCAAGGACTCGAAGGCGGCATCGACACCTCGCACGCGCCGATCCTGCATCGGCTGCTCACCCCGAACACCACCCGGCCCGGCTTCAAGCCCGATAACCCGTTCGTGCGGGGCAAGCCGCCCACCCTCGCGGTGGACGTCACCGACTACGGCTATCGCTACGCGGGCATCCGCACGCTCGACGAGGGGAGCATCCACGTGCGCACGTATCACTTCATCCTGCCCTTCCACCAGATCCGCCCGTCGCGCTCGGAGAGCGGCGTGCCGCTGATGGCCGGGCACACGTGGGTGCCGATCGACGACGAGACCACCATGGTCTTCAACTGGGAGTTCAGCACCACCGACGCCCCGCTCACCGAGGAGGACCGCCTGGAGCGGCGGCTCGGCAACGGCCCGCTCGACGTGGATCAGGCCACGTTCCGCTCGAAGCGGAACCGGCAGAACGACTATCTGCTCGACCGCCAGGTGCAGAAGACGGAGAGCTTCACCGGCATCGACGGCATCAACACCCAGGACCGCGCCATCCAGGAGAGCATGGGCCCCATCGTGGACCGGAGCCGCGAGCACCTCGGTCCCGCCGATCGCGCGGTCATCCAGGCGCGCCGGCTCCTGCTGGAGGCGGTGAAGACGGTGGAGGACGGCGGGGCCCCGCGCGCGATCGCGCCCACCTACGGCAGCCTGGTCGCCGCGGAGGCGGTGCTCCCGCGCGACGCCGACTGGCGCGACGCCACGCTGCCGGCAGGATCTCAGATCGCGCAAACCGTCTGAGCCGCGCGCACCGCGCGGCATCGAACGAGCAGCGCGTCCGAGCAACCTCCGTTCGAGCGCGGGCTTGGCCCGCGCAATCGTGCTCTTCGGGGGAGGTTTCGGCAGCGGGCCCCGAAGGGCGGAGCCCGTTCTGATCGAGTCGCCCCCTCCGATCTAATACCCCTCGCCCTCGCGTGCGGCCACCGCCTTGCCCCGGTGCAGGCGGAACACGATGACGAAGTAGGCAAGGGCGAGCGGCAGCCCGACCAGGAACCACCGGAGCGCGATGCGCAGGCTCGCCTCGTCGCCGCCGCCGGTGTAGGCGGTCATCGAGAGCGCGTCGCCGCCGGTGGCCCGCAGCATCACCGGGAAGTACGACGCCGCGCTCGCCCCGATGATGCCGAGCAGGAAGGCCCCCGAGCCCACGAAGGCGCCGAGCCCGGTGCCCCGGGTCATGCGCAGGAACACGGTCGCGATCCCCGCGACCGCCGCCACCACCGCGACGATGCCCAGCCAGCGGCGCCCCATGCCCGGGAAGAGCGCCGGGTTCACCGCCTGGCTGGCGAGCGTGACCACCGGCCACAGCGCCGCCACCGCGATCCACAGCCGGTGCGCGGCGCGACGGCTGCGCTCCTGCACCGCGCCGTCGGTCTTCCAGGCCAGGAACAGCGCGCCGTGACCGGCCAGCGCCACCAGCGCGAACAGCCCGGTCAGGATCGTGTACCAGTCGAGGATGCCCACCGGCTCGCGCGCGGTGAAGTCGGTGAAGAGCGGCAGGGCGAACCAGCCGTTGGTGTCGAGCGGCACCCCGCGCATCAGGTTGCCGAAGGCCGCCCCCAGGAACACCGCGAGCAGCGTGCTGGCCGCCGCGAACATGAAGTCCCAGGCCGCGCGCCAGAGCGGATCGGTCACGTGGCTGCGAAACTCGATGGAGAGGCCGCGCCCGATGAGGCACCAGAGCAGGAGGAAGATCGCGAAGTAGAAGCCGGAGATCCCGGACGCCAGCACCCGCGGGAAGGCCAGGAACAGCGCGCCGCCCCCCGCGATCAGCCACACCTCGTTGCCGTCCCAGTAGGGACCGATCGCGGCCAGCACCTGGCGCCGCTCGGCGTCGGTGCGCGCCACCAGCGGCGACAGGATGCCGGCGCCCAGGTCGTAGCCGTCGAGCGCCACGTAGATCGCGAACATGAGCGCGACGATGGCGTACCACAGCTCAAACATGGGCGGCTCCCGGGCCGGCCGGCGCGCCCTCGGCCAGCGGCCCCGGGCCGTGGGCGATCTCGCGCCCGATCAGGTACACGAACAGGATGCCCAGCGCCAGATAGATGCCGCAGAACCCCATGAGCGTGAACACCACCGTGCCGGAGTGCACGGTGGGGCTGGCGCCCTCCGCGGTGCGGAAGAGGCCGTAGACGAGCCACGGCTGACGACCCAGCTCGGCGGTCATCCAGCCGACCGTGTTGGCGATGTACGGCAGCGGGAACGCGAGCATGAGGATCCAGAGCATCGGGCGATTCCCTTCCAGCCGTCCCCGCCAGATCAGCAGGGCCGCGAGCAGCGCGATCGCGGTCAGGATGGTGCCGATGCCGGCCATGATGTGGAAAGCGTAGTAGAGCAGCTCGATGTTGTCGGGCCACACCTCGGGCGGGAACTCGTCGAGGCCCTTCACGCCGGCGTGGAACGTCCCGTAGGCCAGGAACGAGAGCGCCCACGGGATCACCACCGGGTTGTCGAGCCGGCGCTCCGCCACGTTGGGCTGCCCGATGATGACGAGGCCGACGTGGGTCGACGTCTCGAAGTGGCCCTCCATGGCGGCCAGCGCCACCGGCTGGTGGGCCGCGACCAGCTTGGCCTGCCGGTCGCCGGTGACCGCGACGAGCAGGCTCGCGACCAGGCCCGTGGCGACGCCGAGCCGCAGGAAGAGCCGTGCCGTCGGCAGGTGCCGTCCGGCGAGCGTGTAGTAGGCGCCCACCGCGGCCACCACGAACGCGCCGGTGACGACCGCGGCCACCATGTTGTGCGCGTACTGCACCAGCGCCCACGGGCTCAGCACGAAGGCCCGGAAGTCGACCAGCCGCAGTGTTCCGTCCGCCGCGACCCCGTGGCCGACGGGGTATTGCATGAACGCGTTGGTCGCGATGATGAAGTAGCCGGACACCCAGCTGCCCACGAAGAGGGCGACGGCGGCGAGGAAGTGGCCGACCCGTGAGAGGCGCCGCTCCCCGAACACCAGCACCGACAGGAAGCTCGACTCCAGGAAGAACGCGAAGAGTCCCTCCATCGCGAGCGTCTGGCCGATCACCCCGCCCGCGTAGCGGCTGAACCGGGCCCAGTTGGTGCCGAACTGGAACTCCATGGGGATGCCGGTGACCACCCCGACCGCGAAGTTGATGCCGAAGATCCGGATCCAGAAGCGGGCCGCGTCGTTCCACCGCTCCCCGCCCCGCGCGAGCCCGCGCGCCTTCATGAGCACGATCAACAGGGCCAGCCCCATGGTGAGCTGGGGGAAGAGATAGTGGTAGACGATGGTGAACGCGAACTGCAGGCGGTGGAAGATGAGCGCGTCGTCCACGTCGGAGTTCGGCTAGCTGGCCACGCGCCCTCAGGACACGAATCGCTCGCGCTCGGCCGCGGTGGGAAGCCGGCCCGCGTCGAGCCGGCCGAACCAGCGATAGCGGCGGGCGGCAACGTGCTCGTCGACCAGATCGCGGAACGGCGGCGGCACGAGCACCAGCGGCCATGGCAACGCCCACGGCCAGCCGAGGCGCCGCAAGATCTCGAGCACCGCCGTCGAGTCGCGATAGCACCGCCCGTCGGCGAGCAGCGCCATCGAGTCGCTGCGGTCGGATGGCAGCCGATGCCGCGCCCGCGCCGCCTGCCCCGCGGTCGACTGCAGGGCGGCGAACCGGAACACGGCGCTGCGGTCATGGGCCAGCACGAAATCGACGGCACGGCTGCCGAGCCCACACCCCCCGTCGAAACGCGCCGCCGACATCACCGACGGCCCTCCTCGATGCGGTCGGGCACGAACGGCGGGCGGCGAGCGATCAGGGCGTCGTCCATGCCGGCCACGGTCAGCTGGCCATTGGCACTCACCGCGCCGAGCCTGGCGGCGTCATTCGAGGCCGAAGCCCTCCATCATCGCGTCGAGGGCCAGCGGCAACGGCGGGCGCAGGGCGGTGCCCGCGAACGACGCGGCGAGGAGGCGCGCCGCCGGGCTGGTGCGCCGGTAGTGCCGGCCGCCGCTCAGCGCGAACAGATCGGCACAGAGCCGGGTGGACTCCTGCGTGACGTAGGTCTTGGCCCGCACCGCGCGGGCGGCGTAGGCGGGGCCGGCCGCGGGGCGCCAGCCGTCCGCCGTCTCGAGCAGGTACGCGCGCATCGCCTCGTAACGCATGAGGGCGTCGGACAGTCGCAGCCGCAGCGCGGGCGACCGCGGCGCCGGAACGCCCAGCGCGTGCAGCAGGCCCCGGGCGCAGCCGAGGGAGATGGCGGCGAACAGGGGGACGACATAGGGGATGGGCTGCACGACCTCCAGGAAGTTCGGGAAGCCGATGAGCGCCTCCGCGACCGCGTCGCGGTACCGCACCGTCTGGCTCTCGGTCGGGCGCATGCCGAACCCGTCCCAGTCGTTCAGGATCTCCACCCCCGGCGCGGTGGTCCGAACGAAGAAGGCCTCCACCGCTCCCGCGCCGGGCAGATCGTCCGGGCTCACCTTCGCGGTGGAGAAGAAGTGGCTCGCGTGCCGTCCGAAGGAGGCGAGGATCTTCTCACCGGTGAGCCGGAATCCCTCCCCGTGCCGCTGGGCGGTGGTCTGCGTCGCGGCCAGCGAGCCGCCCGCGCCCCTCTCGGAGTTGCAGGCCGCGTAGATCCGGCCCGCCCGATAGTCGGCGGCGACCCGCTCGAGCTGGGCGGCGCACGCGGCCCGGTGAACGGCCGGCCCGGCCGCAGCCGCGGCCACGACGAAGCCGGCCAGGGCCAGCGGCATGCTGATGAGGAGCGCGGCGGCCGGGGACGCGGCGGCCAGCCGCTCCACGATCAGCACGCCGTCGCGCAGGGAGCCGTCGTGGCCGCCGAGGACGACCGGAAACGGCGCGCCGGGCACGCCCAGCGCGTAGAGGTCGGCCACCGTCCTGGCCGGGTAGGCTTCCGGGTCGCCCGCTTCCCGCTCCTGAACGGCGGGGAGCAGCTCCTCGAGTCGGTCCAGGAGCGCGGTCATCTCGTCTCACGCCCGCCCGACGTCGAAGACGTGGTAGCCCCACGAAGGCAGATCGAGATAGAGCCCGCGCGAGAGCAATTCGCCGCCGTGGCGGTCGTAGCGCGCCGGGCTCATGAGGTCTCGCAGCGACACCGAGCGCCCCTCGAGATCCGGGAACGGCAGGCGGACGTAGCACTGGCCCTGATGACCCGCGTAGTTGACGACGACCAGCCGCCGCGGGCCGTCCGGCATCTCCCAGGACCACGCGATGAAGCCGTCCCACGTCCCGTTGCCGTCCCACGCCGCCGCGCATTCCAGCAGACGCCACTGCCCGTCCCGCACCACCGGCTGGGCCAGCACGGTGCGCAGCTTGCCGTAGAACCGCTCGATCGTCGCGTCCACCG is a window from the Candidatus Methylomirabilota bacterium genome containing:
- a CDS encoding class I fructose-bisphosphate aldolase gives rise to the protein MSEELEQVAAALVADGKGILAADETVGTLSKRFAALGIPSTEQSRRAYREMLFTAAGAAEFVSGVIMYEETIRQTSASGTPLAEVLSAQGIIPGIKVDTGAKRLAGSPDETVTEGLDGLRDRLAEYHRMGARFAKWRAVIRIAGSLPSPACLSVNAHALGRYAAVCQEQRLVPIVEPEVLMDGAHGIERCEQVTGAVLHAVFDALFEQGVSLPSMLLKPNMVIAGARCPRPASVPEVATATVRCLRRHVPAAVPGIVFLSGGQSDRLATAHLNAINQLPDGKPWKISFSYGRALQDPALQAWHGREENVKAAQEALYHRVRCNGAASLGTYTEEMETALVPSGRAGEWEDD
- a CDS encoding aminotransferase class V-fold PLP-dependent enzyme — protein: MTVANGREFLSIPGPTNVPDAVLAAMQRPAIDIYSGDMLEITRSLHADLSKVFRTDSRVYIYAANGHGGWEAALSNVLSRGETVLVLESGLFAVGWGDMAKIMGVKVDVLKGDLRRAVSPEAVTQRLEADTDHEIKAILVVQIDTASGVVNDIPAIRRAIDAARHPALLMVDAVASLGCMPFEMDAWGVDVAMSGSQKGLMTPPGLAFVAGNERAHAAHQKADLRTRYWDWTFRDGEAHYQKYGGTPPEHLLFGLRKALDLLLAEGLDHAARRHALLAEATRQAVDRWAEARALAINATRPAERASSITCVLTPDRNPQPLLDYCRNRCGVVLGVGIGPLSGRAFRIAHMGHVNAPMVIGTLGAVEMGLTALGIPHGAGGVQRAVDYLSREVAA
- a CDS encoding Rieske 2Fe-2S domain-containing protein — translated: MLSREENERLTRVGPGTPMGITMRRYWIPALLARELPAPDCPPVRVRMLGEDLIAFRDTEGRIGLLDEYCPHRRASLYFGRNEACGLRCVYHGWKYDTEGRCVDMMNEPDSESFREKIFITSYPTLELGGLVWAYLGPAERTPAPPAFGWTRIPASHITVSKVIQETNWLQGLEGGIDTSHAPILHRLLTPNTTRPGFKPDNPFVRGKPPTLAVDVTDYGYRYAGIRTLDEGSIHVRTYHFILPFHQIRPSRSESGVPLMAGHTWVPIDDETTMVFNWEFSTTDAPLTEEDRLERRLGNGPLDVDQATFRSKRNRQNDYLLDRQVQKTESFTGIDGINTQDRAIQESMGPIVDRSREHLGPADRAVIQARRLLLEAVKTVEDGGAPRAIAPTYGSLVAAEAVLPRDADWRDATLPAGSQIAQTV
- the cydB gene encoding cytochrome d ubiquinol oxidase subunit II, which codes for MFELWYAIVALMFAIYVALDGYDLGAGILSPLVARTDAERRQVLAAIGPYWDGNEVWLIAGGGALFLAFPRVLASGISGFYFAIFLLLWCLIGRGLSIEFRSHVTDPLWRAAWDFMFAAASTLLAVFLGAAFGNLMRGVPLDTNGWFALPLFTDFTAREPVGILDWYTILTGLFALVALAGHGALFLAWKTDGAVQERSRRAAHRLWIAVAALWPVVTLASQAVNPALFPGMGRRWLGIVAVVAAVAGIATVFLRMTRGTGLGAFVGSGAFLLGIIGASAASYFPVMLRATGGDALSMTAYTGGGDEASLRIALRWFLVGLPLALAYFVIVFRLHRGKAVAAREGEGY
- a CDS encoding cytochrome ubiquinol oxidase subunit I, whose product is MDDALIFHRLQFAFTIVYHYLFPQLTMGLALLIVLMKARGLARGGERWNDAARFWIRIFGINFAVGVVTGIPMEFQFGTNWARFSRYAGGVIGQTLAMEGLFAFFLESSFLSVLVFGERRLSRVGHFLAAVALFVGSWVSGYFIIATNAFMQYPVGHGVAADGTLRLVDFRAFVLSPWALVQYAHNMVAAVVTGAFVVAAVGAYYTLAGRHLPTARLFLRLGVATGLVASLLVAVTGDRQAKLVAAHQPVALAAMEGHFETSTHVGLVIIGQPNVAERRLDNPVVIPWALSFLAYGTFHAGVKGLDEFPPEVWPDNIELLYYAFHIMAGIGTILTAIALLAALLIWRGRLEGNRPMLWILMLAFPLPYIANTVGWMTAELGRQPWLVYGLFRTAEGASPTVHSGTVVFTLMGFCGIYLALGILFVYLIGREIAHGPGPLAEGAPAGPGAAHV
- a CDS encoding DCC1-like thiol-disulfide oxidoreductase family protein; the encoded protein is MSAARFDGGCGLGSRAVDFVLAHDRSAVFRFAALQSTAGQAARARHRLPSDRSDSMALLADGRCYRDSTAVLEILRRLGWPWALPWPLVLVPPPFRDLVDEHVAARRYRWFGRLDAGRLPTAAERERFVS
- a CDS encoding acyl-CoA dehydrogenase family protein; this encodes MTALLDRLEELLPAVQEREAGDPEAYPARTVADLYALGVPGAPFPVVLGGHDGSLRDGVLIVERLAAASPAAALLISMPLALAGFVVAAAAAGPAVHRAACAAQLERVAADYRAGRIYAACNSERGAGGSLAATQTTAQRHGEGFRLTGEKILASFGRHASHFFSTAKVSPDDLPGAGAVEAFFVRTTAPGVEILNDWDGFGMRPTESQTVRYRDAVAEALIGFPNFLEVVQPIPYVVPLFAAISLGCARGLLHALGVPAPRSPALRLRLSDALMRYEAMRAYLLETADGWRPAAGPAYAARAVRAKTYVTQESTRLCADLFALSGGRHYRRTSPAARLLAASFAGTALRPPLPLALDAMMEGFGLE